One window of the uncultured Paludibaculum sp. genome contains the following:
- a CDS encoding HAD-IA family hydrolase codes for MTFDCDAILFDLDGTLVDSHEVVVRYWRRFADQHGLDVDKILAVSHGRRTAETIHMFVPGIDAAAAALEFNRAEELDTDGVVQIAGAAALLASLPPERWTVVTSCPRKLAEVRLAAAGLPVPAGMVTSEEVVTGKPDPYCFLLGAERLGVRPERCLVFEDAPAGVQAGLSAGMRVVQLGQDIPNYLGVQYVPNGGGAFGIRVGPAKSDLPGRK; via the coding sequence ATGACTTTCGACTGCGATGCGATTCTCTTCGATCTTGACGGCACATTGGTGGATTCCCACGAGGTGGTAGTGCGTTACTGGCGGCGATTTGCCGACCAGCACGGCCTGGACGTGGACAAAATCCTGGCCGTCTCGCATGGCCGGCGAACGGCCGAAACCATTCACATGTTCGTGCCCGGGATCGATGCGGCGGCCGCCGCCCTGGAATTCAACCGCGCCGAAGAACTGGATACCGACGGAGTTGTGCAGATTGCCGGCGCGGCCGCCCTGCTGGCGTCGCTGCCGCCGGAGCGCTGGACAGTCGTCACCTCCTGCCCACGGAAACTGGCCGAGGTCCGTTTAGCGGCCGCCGGCCTGCCCGTGCCGGCCGGCATGGTGACATCGGAAGAGGTGGTCACCGGCAAGCCCGATCCCTACTGTTTTCTCCTCGGGGCGGAGCGCCTGGGGGTTCGGCCAGAGCGCTGCCTGGTGTTCGAGGATGCGCCGGCCGGCGTCCAGGCTGGCTTGTCGGCGGGCATGCGGGTGGTGCAGTTGGGCCAGGACATTCCCAACTACCTGGGCGTCCAGTATGTCCCCAACGGTGGGGGCGCGTTCGGGATTCGCGTCGGGCCGGCTAAATCGGATCTTCCAGGACGCAAATAA